In Opitutaceae bacterium, the sequence CTAGAAAGTCCCGATTTGTCCGTGTCAATTTCCAGTCCCTCCATCTGGAGAACGCCCAGAGAGACTATCGCTTGGTGTTAAGGCTGGGAAATGGACTGGCCTTCGGAGATCTCGCCGCAGAGATCCGCGACGGGATATTGACGCTTAGAATTCCCAAGAAGGACATACAGCCCTTGGCGGGCAATCCACTTGCCCTCAGCCAGGTGGCCTGAATCCAACGACCGCGGGCTACGCAATGCCTCTTGGAGAGACAGTGCAGCCAGCCCCTGTCGCTTGTCCATTTCCTGATGTCTTACGGCCGATTATTGCGGCACAAAAGTTTTTTCGAACTGTCCCTCAAGTTCGTCCTGCTTTAGACGATCTACACACCACCAACCGTTCTCCCGATGCCCCTCCCATTCCAGCCATATCCACTGCCTCCCCCACGGTCTGACGGCTCGGTATTGGTTGTGCCACATTACGATGTACAGTGGGTTCGACCCATTTTTCGCGCTCCATCGCTGCCAACACCATCGCAATTCTACACTGAGGTGCCCTTCACAGCGACACGCGTGAAGCGGGATACCGTCAGGAATCGCCCCTCCGCAGTCGGCGACCGGGTCTGAAGTAGCCTGCTCAGCTGGTTGCCCTTGGCAACGGCCCCCCTTGGGCTTGGACGCCCTGAAAATGGCTCAGTAGGCAATGCACGGATATCGAAATTTTGCAGTTTTAGGATTCCGGCACGAGCCAGCTCAGGCCGCCGCGCGCACCAGTATCTCGCGCCAATATCTCTGCGAGCCACTGAATGGCGGTCGTCACCTCCTCATCTGCCTTCCAGGGTGGATTCAGCACCAGAACACCACAGCCACGCATCTTCAATTCATTTTGCGGTCCGGCAACAATGACCTCCGCCATCCATGCGGCCGGAGGCTGGAGTCGCTGGATTTCCTGGAGAAAATGTTCGTTTCTCGCTCGCTCTGTAATCGGATACCAAACCGCAATAGTTGCCGATGGCATTCTCGCGATCGCTTCAGCGACGCATGCAACCAGTGAGCTCCATTCGCTGGTTGATTCGAAAGGCGGATCAATCAGCACCAACGCGCGCTTCTCCTCAGGTGGCAGAAATGCCCTGACCGCGCCATAGCCGTCCCGCCGTTGGACTGCCACCCGCTCCGCGGTCTGAAGTTCCGCTGCCAGCACATCATACTCACTCGGATTCAGCTCACAAAGCACGAGCCGATCCTGGGGTCTCATCCATAGACGGGCCAGCCAGGGAGATCCGGGATAGAACCTAAGCGTACCACCCAGGTTTCCACGGAGTTTGTCAAACCTTCTGACCGCATCCCGATAGATTTCCACGGACACGGGAACTCGGGATGCCGCATCAGCTATTCTTTCGTACCCATGCGGAAATTCCGCCTTCCGCGGCAATGATCGCCCCCACTCCGCATCCAGAAGGTCGTAAACTCCCCTTCCCGCATGGGTGTCCAAAAACAAGAATCCCTTCTCCTTTCTCTGCATGCCGCGAAACAGAACGCCGAGGAGCACATGTTTCACCACATCGGCAAAGTTTCCGGCGTGAAACTGGTGTCGATAGTTCAAATCTCAACCGTGCGCTCCCCACCAGACCACCGGCACCTTGATGACCGTCTTTCTAACTGAAACAGGAGCGTCAACCGCCAACGACGGACGATGGGCGTCAACGGGGAAGAAAACTCCGCCTGCTCCGCCCGAAACCTTAAGCATGGATTCACGTTCCGACGGAAAATAGAACAGAACGTCCTTCTCTGAACTCAGGTCCTCAGCAACGCGAAGACGGGAGACATCGGCAACTTCCATGTATTCTTCACCGACTACGACAACCTGGATGTCAATGTAGGCTCGGTGTGATTCCCATCGCACGGAGGATGAGGCCTTCGTTTGATAGGCCTGCTCCATGGCAAACGCACCCGATGCAAGCTCAATCCTGGCCACGTCACCGTCGCGCATCTGAATCAGTCTCTCATGGGCCGCACCCCGCGGGTGCAGCAGATCTTCAAGGTACTGAAACAATGCCGGCAAATGCGGGCGCTCACCAAGTTGGGTTTGCAAGGCCGAAATTGAACCAAATATCGCCATTTCGGCTCCTCTTGAATGCATCCATCGGCGTCAATGCAAGCCTTGCAGTTGCATGTTCGTTGGAAAACGCAGTCCGCTTCAGAACCGGGCTTTGACCTCGTCACCCGCAACCGCTAGCACCAACCAATGAGCACCGAGTTCGGATGGTGGGACAAGGATGACGACGGTCGGAAATATCAGATTGTTGCCGAGATTCACGGCGGGAATATCACATGGGCCCGCAAGCAGGGCCATCACAAGCCATGGGAACCCCATCCTCCAACTGCATCGAATTGGGACAGGCTTCTCAACGAGGCTAGGCGGCGGGTGCCGCGCCGTCTCCTTTCTCCCAAACAATTCGCTGAGATCGAACGCCTGCGTGAGGCCGCAAGCTGAAAATGGCCGCCAGGATGCGCCGACCGATGTGCAGCTCGACCTCATGGGCTTCGCCGTCCTCAACTTCTTCCGTCAGATCACCCCTCGTTTGGGGTGACGTTAGCTTGTCTTCGAGCCTCTTCACGCTCCATTCATCAGGAAACTTGTCACCACACCATGGCTAAAATCGAAGTCAACCAAGTCGCTGAAATTCTCAAGCGGAACAAGCTCGATCCTGCTCTTCTCAGGCAGGTGCTCGAGGAGCTAAACCACCTTGCAGACGCCGCGGCAAAGGCTGACGAGGAAAAACCGCCCGCATTGAAAAAGCAATTTGTCATCCTGATCAGCGATCCGGAACAAAGGCTGCCAAAGCACGATTTCGCCGGCTGGGTGCTTCAAATTCCCGAAAACGAAAGCCCGGCCACAACACAGGATCGGATCCACCGCAGCGCCTACGAATTCAATGCCTCAAAGAAGGGCCGATTGCTTCCCGTCAAGACTGTGGGCGAAGCTTTGGAGAACGTGCCGGCAAAGCACTTCAAGGATGCGGACGTCTGGGTGAAGACGAAGACACCCGTTCTGATGCTGCGCACTGACAATGAAATCCCCAGGGATTCTGACTCCACAAAGCATGCCCGTGGCCGGCGCATGGAGTGATGAATGGGGATTCCCAGCCATGCTGCGCTATGGTTGGGAAAGGTAGTCCTTGGAATTGAAGCCCCGTGCCTCCAAAGCCGCGGCCAACGCCTTCATGTCGAGTTTCGCGTCAACGAAGACCTTGTTCTCGCGAAACCACCCCTGCTTCAGTTCCACCGCAAATTGAAGCTCAGAGCTCCTGGATCTGACGACATTCTCATCGTAGGGATAGAGCGGATAGTGCTCACGGAGCACCCCTGATGCATCGAGGAACCCGATGTCGAGTGGCAACGGCGTGTTTCTCATCCAAAAGCTCATCGCCTGCGGGCGCTCAAAAACGAAGATCATCCCGTGACCGGGCTTGAGATCCCGCCGCTCCATCAGCCCACGCTGCTGTTCCGCTGGAGTCACTGCCAGTTGCAGGAAAAGAACCTTCCCACCCAACGAAATCTCAAACTCGTCAGCAACTGTCTTCGGTGCCTGCCCGGGTTTGTCCCCAGCCGATGGCAGGACAGCGAGGATCACGAACATGCAGCCGGCGAAAAAACGCCATCCCCACGGCATTGTCGAAAGCGGATTTGCGTTTTTCACGGCATGCAGCGAAATGAAAACACCGAAACGTATCAACTCCCATCATGCACGCACGTTTGACGCCCCGTTCAGACCTCCTGCTTTGCGCTGACTCCGCAAGCAACCCGGACATGCGCTACTTCTGCGGAATACACGTCCCGGATCCATTCATCGCCTTTCGATGCAAGGGCCGGAAGATCGGCATCTTCAGTGCGCTTGAGTTCGGCCGGGCGTTGAAGGAGTCATCCCTCGATGTTGTACTGCCGCTTGAGCCTTTGAGAGAAAAGGCCAAGACCCGGTGGCGCATGACAAATCCGTCCCACGCAGAGATCATCCTGATCGCAGCGGAACAGCTCAAGCTTCGCCGCTGCTTTGTAGCCGGCAATTTTCCAGTTTCGGTTTTTGCCAAACTTCGCAGACGGGGCATGCAGGTCGAAGTTGCTGATGCTCCCATCCTGCCCGAGCGGGAAGTCAAGACACCCGGGGAGATTCAAGCCATTCGAGAGGCAAACCGGATCTCGGCGGCTGGAATTGCGGCCGCAGAACGCATACTTTCAAGAAGCCGCGTCAAGGCGGGCAAACTCGTCCACCTCGGCAGAATCCTCACCAGTGAGGTGCTGCGAACCTCCATCGAGGTGGCATGCCTCGAAGCTGGCGGCGTTTCTTTGGACACCATCGCCGCGGGAGGCGACCAGGCCTGTGATCCACACAACCGAGGAAGCGGTCCCCTGCGCGCCAACGAATTGATCATCATCGACGTTTTTCCCAAGGCAAACGGCTCCGGATACCATGGTGACATGACACGAACTTTCCTGAAAGGGCGTGCCTCCGACGCACAGCGCGCCATGGTTCGGACCGTCGCAAACGCGCAAAAGAAAGCACTGAAAATGATCACTGAAGGCGTAAGCGGGCGCGATGTGCACAGCGCCTGCGTGGATGAGTTCCGGCTTCGCGGCTACGAAACAAGATCCACGCCCAAAGGGTCCATCGGGTTCTTCCACGGGACCGGTCATGGCTTGGGACTCGCCGTTCACGAACTCCCAAGGCTTGGAGAAACATCAGACTCCCGTCTCAAAGCGGGAGCCGTCGTCAACGTGGAACCCGGTCTCTACTATCCGGGCACGGGCGGGTGCCGCATTGAAGACGTGGTACTGGTCACGTCAGGCAAGCCGCGCATGCTTTCGTCCTATCCCTATGGCTGGGAATTACCCTGAATTCCAGGCGACACTCCACCATGTCAATTTCTCCCTCAAGAGCCAAAAGGCTCCTGGAAAGAATCTCCAACAAGCGCGTGCTGGTTGTGGGTGACGTCATGCTGGACCACTACATTTGGGGAAACGCCACCCGCATCTCGCCCGAGGCCCCAGTGCCTGTGGTTGAGGTGTCACATGATACCTATGTGGCCGGCGGCGCAGCCAATGTCGCCATGAACTGCCGCTCTCTTGGCGCCGGAGCGGCTCTTGCTGGAATCTTCGGGAGGGATGAAGCCGGTCGGCGCCTGCGCTCATTGCTCGACTCCGCCGGAATCGCTGCAATCCCGATTGCCGGACGCGGCTCGACCATAATCAAGTCGCGGGTGATTTTGCAGCATCAGCAGCTCTGCCGGTTGGATCGCGAAGAAAACCCCGAAGCATATCATGCCGACGCCAAAGCCGTTGTCAGGCGGCTGGAACATGAGCTGGATGCATGTGATGCCATTCTAGTTTCCGACTATGCCAAGGGGCTTGTCACCGACGATCTCATCCAATGTCTGGCGACTGAAGCGAGAAAACGGCGCATATTCGTCACGCTCGACCCAAAGCCAAAGAGGCCGATGCACTTCACCGACATCGATTTAATCACTCCGAACCGTGCGGAGGCCGCACAGCTCGCAGACGTGCCATGGCGACCGGGTCGTCCATTTCCCGCGGATGAAATCTGCCGCAAGATCCATGAGCGCCATCATGTCAAATACCTCGTGATAACCTTGAGTGAAGACGGTCTTCTTCTCAGTTCGGAAGGCCGGATTGTGCGGCAGATTCCCACTGCCGCACGAGAGGTCGCTGATCCATCAGGCGCTGGTGACACCTCCCTCGCAGCCATGGTACTCGCGCTTGCGGCCAATGCTGACCTTGAAACGGCAGCCCACTTTGCCAATGCAGCCGCAGGAGTCTCTGTGGGCAAGCTTGGCACCGCAACGGCGAGCCCGAGGGAACTCATCGCCTATATCTCCCATCGCGGCTGATGGAAGCGCTCTCAATCCCCCAGCAGCATCGGCAAACCGACCTGCCAAGCAATCATGGCCAAATCCAACCGACTGCGCCTGGATGAACTGCTTGTCCTTAGAGGTCTCGCGGAGAGCCGTACTCAGGCTAAGGCATTGGTCATGGCTGGGCGTGTCAAACTAGGCACCGAGCGCCTGGACAAGCCCGGCAGAACGCTGCCGATTGACTCCTCCAATCTCACGGTTGATCAGCCTCCCCAGTTCGTTTCGCGCGGTGGTGACAAGCTGGATGCATTCTTGAAAAAATTCCACCTTGGAGTTCAGGGCCTGCATGTTCTCGATGTCGGCGCGTCAACAGGTGGATTCACCGATTGCGTGCTGCAACACGGAGCCAGCGATGTCGTCTGCATCGATGTCGGACGAGCCCAGCTCCATGCCCGACTCCGTGCAGACTCAAGGGTCACCAACCTCGAGCAAATCAATGCACGCAAACTCAATCCCAAGGACCTGCCACGTGAAAAATTCGAGTTGGTGGTTGTTGACGTTTCCTTCATTTCCCTGCGTGTTGTCCTCCCGGCCATCTGGCCGCTTGTTTCCAAAGCCGGCAATCTTGTCGCCTTGGTCAAACCCCAGTTTGAAGCTGGCAAGCGCGACGTTGATCGGGGTCGTGGAGTCATAAGGGACGCGGCTGTACACAATGCCGTTCTCCAAGGTGTACTTTCC encodes:
- a CDS encoding DUF192 domain-containing protein — protein: MPWGWRFFAGCMFVILAVLPSAGDKPGQAPKTVADEFEISLGGKVLFLQLAVTPAEQQRGLMERRDLKPGHGMIFVFERPQAMSFWMRNTPLPLDIGFLDASGVLREHYPLYPYDENVVRSRSSELQFAVELKQGWFRENKVFVDAKLDMKALAAALEARGFNSKDYLSQP
- a CDS encoding Hsp20/alpha crystallin family protein, with product MHTIIRPPSSLRNRNSQSGIVDDQKHLRTPHYECQDRDNAVEITAFVPGVEAPGVEIAASGPDLMITARKSRFVRVNFQSLHLENAQRDYRLVLRLGNGLAFGDLAAEIRDGILTLRIPKKDIQPLAGNPLALSQVA
- a CDS encoding 23S rRNA (adenine(2030)-N(6))-methyltransferase RlmJ — protein: MNYRHQFHAGNFADVVKHVLLGVLFRGMQRKEKGFLFLDTHAGRGVYDLLDAEWGRSLPRKAEFPHGYERIADAASRVPVSVEIYRDAVRRFDKLRGNLGGTLRFYPGSPWLARLWMRPQDRLVLCELNPSEYDVLAAELQTAERVAVQRRDGYGAVRAFLPPEEKRALVLIDPPFESTSEWSSLVACVAEAIARMPSATIAVWYPITERARNEHFLQEIQRLQPPAAWMAEVIVAGPQNELKMRGCGVLVLNPPWKADEEVTTAIQWLAEILARDTGARGGLSWLVPES
- a CDS encoding YhcH/YjgK/YiaL family protein, producing MQTQLGERPHLPALFQYLEDLLHPRGAAHERLIQMRDGDVARIELASGAFAMEQAYQTKASSSVRWESHRAYIDIQVVVVGEEYMEVADVSRLRVAEDLSSEKDVLFYFPSERESMLKVSGGAGGVFFPVDAHRPSLAVDAPVSVRKTVIKVPVVWWGAHG
- a CDS encoding aminopeptidase P family protein, with protein sequence MHARLTPRSDLLLCADSASNPDMRYFCGIHVPDPFIAFRCKGRKIGIFSALEFGRALKESSLDVVLPLEPLREKAKTRWRMTNPSHAEIILIAAEQLKLRRCFVAGNFPVSVFAKLRRRGMQVEVADAPILPEREVKTPGEIQAIREANRISAAGIAAAERILSRSRVKAGKLVHLGRILTSEVLRTSIEVACLEAGGVSLDTIAAGGDQACDPHNRGSGPLRANELIIIDVFPKANGSGYHGDMTRTFLKGRASDAQRAMVRTVANAQKKALKMITEGVSGRDVHSACVDEFRLRGYETRSTPKGSIGFFHGTGHGLGLAVHELPRLGETSDSRLKAGAVVNVEPGLYYPGTGGCRIEDVVLVTSGKPRMLSSYPYGWELP
- a CDS encoding TlyA family RNA methyltransferase → MAKSNRLRLDELLVLRGLAESRTQAKALVMAGRVKLGTERLDKPGRTLPIDSSNLTVDQPPQFVSRGGDKLDAFLKKFHLGVQGLHVLDVGASTGGFTDCVLQHGASDVVCIDVGRAQLHARLRADSRVTNLEQINARKLNPKDLPREKFELVVVDVSFISLRVVLPAIWPLVSKAGNLVALVKPQFEAGKRDVDRGRGVIRDAAVHNAVLQGVLSFCETDLPAARIIGAMDSPIKGADGNREFLIGVTKDEF